GGATGCCGAGATGCACGCCCACCTCTTCCGCCACCGGCACGACCTCTTTCAGAAATGCCAGCAGATTGCCCTGCATGGTCGCGCTGTCGATGCCGTCGAACGAAGCAATCAGCGCGGCGATGGACTGGCGCGTCTGCACCAGCGCGCCGCCCGGCAGGCCCGCGATAATGTTGCGCTCGAGAAGCGACTGTTCATCTTCGCTCATTTGCGCAAAACGCTCTTCGGCTCGCGCCACCAGCGCAGGATCGTAATTTTCAGCAGCGCGGATACGCTTCAGGATGAACACGTCATAAGCGACAAAATCCGCCATTTCGAAGCGCAGCGCCAATCCGGTATTGCGCGCCTGCCAGCGCAGGTTCGTACGCGTCCAGTCCACGACAGGCATGAAATTGTAGCAGACGACGGGAACGCCCGCGCGACCGAGACGGGAGAGCGTATCTTTCCAGCGCGCAATCGCTTTCGGCGCATCGGCGTCGCCGCGCTTGATGGACTGTTCCATCGGAATGGATTCGCAGACACTCCATTCCAGACCGGCCGCTTCGATCATCGCCTTGCGTTTGGCGATCTCTTCGGCAGGCCACGCCGTGCCGTCGGGGATCTGGTGCAGTGCCGTGACAACGCCGCTCGCACCCGTCTGCCGCACATGCTCCAAGGTGATGGGGTCCGATTCACCGAACCAGCGCCAGGTTTCCTTCATAGTCTACTCCTCCGAAAAATGCCGTTCGATGGCGCCGAGCGCGCCGTATTGGACGATGTCGCGATAGGCCGCCCGAAGCGCCGTAACGAACGCCTCGTCCGCCAGCCATTCAGGACCGAAAACGCGACGGAATGTTAAAAACCGGTCGATCACCGCATCCGGCTCCTCGCCGTTACCGGTCGGCACAGCCCACTCCGCAAAGGCGGGATCGGCCATGACAATTGCTTCTCCCCGCTCGTTCAGCGTCGCGCAGGACCGTATCCACAGGGCGACGGCAAAAAGAGCCGCCGCATCCGGCGCGCCTGCGGCACGCAGCTCCGCAAGTGGCGCGAGAATGCGTTGCGGCACTTTCTGGGAAGCGTCCGAAGCTATCTGGGCGGCGCGGTGGCGAAGTGCGGGGTTGGCAAAACGCTGACGCAGACCGGTGACATAATCCGGGCCGCTGACGGCAGGGCTCAATGTTGAACCCACCTCCCGCCAGTAACGATCGATGTAACCACGCACCCGCGGATCGGCATAGATATCGGCGATCGTCTCAAGCCCGCTGCATTGGCCGATCGCTGCCATGGCAGTGTGAGCGCCATTCAGCATTCTGAGCTTCATATGCTCATAGGGCTCGACATCGTCTACGATTTCGGCACCCGACAGCTCGATGCCGGGGCGACCGTGCGGAAAGCGATCCTCGATCACCCAACGGAAATAAGGTTCCGCAATCACCGGCCAGGCATCCTCGCAGCCGAGACGTACCGTCACCCGTTCGCGGTCGGTGGCGGTAGTGGCGGGCACGATGCGGTCCACCATGACGCAGGGGCACGAGAGGTTTTCCGTGATGAACTCAGCGAGATCCTTATCGGTGAGACCAGCCATCTCCACCAGAAGACGGCGCAGGATGCGACCGTTGGACGGAAGATTGTCGCAGGAGAGCAAAGTCAGCGGCACAGCCCCGGCGACCCGCCGGCGCCTTGTCGCTTCCAGCAGAAAACCGAGCGCGGAGCGCGGCTTTTGCGGATGCGCCAGATCATGAACGACATCGGGATGATCACGAAGAAGCGTGCCCGCCGACAAAT
This is a stretch of genomic DNA from Agrobacterium fabrum str. C58. It encodes these proteins:
- the uxuA gene encoding mannonate dehydratase, whose amino-acid sequence is MKETWRWFGESDPITLEHVRQTGASGVVTALHQIPDGTAWPAEEIAKRKAMIEAAGLEWSVCESIPMEQSIKRGDADAPKAIARWKDTLSRLGRAGVPVVCYNFMPVVDWTRTNLRWQARNTGLALRFEMADFVAYDVFILKRIRAAENYDPALVARAEERFAQMSEDEQSLLERNIIAGLPGGALVQTRQSIAALIASFDGIDSATMQGNLLAFLKEVVPVAEEVGVHLGIHPDDPPFSLFGLPRVVSTPADIRAILSAVESPNNGITLCTGSYGARSDNDLVAMAKEFASRVNFAHLRNVTVEADGSFFEDDHLDGGADMIGVIEALLREERSTAKAGRRTNIPMRPDHGHLLGDDITKKTNPGYSYIGRMKGLGELRGVIRTIERQLRREEAAA
- a CDS encoding mannitol dehydrogenase family protein, translating into MTNRLSSLALSHLPQDVLLPTYDREAVTPGIVHLGVGAFHRAHQAVFIDDCLARGETGWGIVAASLRSPDTRDAIAPQDNLYTFCLRDGENETLRIVGSILETIVAPEDPERLLRAMTDPRVRIVTLTVTEKGYLADLSAGTLLRDHPDVVHDLAHPQKPRSALGFLLEATRRRRVAGAVPLTLLSCDNLPSNGRILRRLLVEMAGLTDKDLAEFITENLSCPCVMVDRIVPATTATDRERVTVRLGCEDAWPVIAEPYFRWVIEDRFPHGRPGIELSGAEIVDDVEPYEHMKLRMLNGAHTAMAAIGQCSGLETIADIYADPRVRGYIDRYWREVGSTLSPAVSGPDYVTGLRQRFANPALRHRAAQIASDASQKVPQRILAPLAELRAAGAPDAAALFAVALWIRSCATLNERGEAIVMADPAFAEWAVPTGNGEEPDAVIDRFLTFRRVFGPEWLADEAFVTALRAAYRDIVQYGALGAIERHFSEE